In Nocardia asteroides, the following proteins share a genomic window:
- a CDS encoding serine/threonine-protein kinase, whose protein sequence is MVSDGTVFAGYTIDRQLGRGGMGSVYLARHPRLPRWTALKLLNQELYADAEIRARFEREADLVAQLDHPNIVTVFDRGVEDDQLWISMQYIDGVDASTLDPRTLPPDRAVQIIGETAAALDYAHRAGVLHRDVKPANILLARSNSQERVYLTDFGIARLRDDSGHLTETGSFTATLAYAAPEQLTGAGLDHRADQYSLACTLFSLLTGTAPYEAPSPAAVITGHLQAPPPPMSPRRVGLPAALDPVMSRALAKRPAERFTSCEEFVDAVQRALRTGTTGARPMARPTSGAHPQPFVGMAPMNPVNGRGVPYPGTGAAPYQPVPPRPVAPNPWQMPASRPMPQPAPSRAGWGSVLGTFLILIAVLGTVIAVLWMVSNL, encoded by the coding sequence GTGGTTTCTGACGGGACGGTATTCGCCGGTTACACGATCGACCGGCAGCTGGGCCGCGGCGGAATGGGATCGGTGTACCTGGCCAGGCATCCGCGTCTGCCGCGGTGGACCGCATTGAAACTGCTCAACCAGGAGCTCTACGCCGACGCCGAGATCCGGGCCCGGTTCGAGCGCGAAGCCGACCTGGTCGCCCAGCTCGACCACCCGAACATCGTGACCGTCTTCGACCGCGGCGTCGAGGACGACCAGCTGTGGATCAGCATGCAGTACATCGACGGTGTCGACGCCTCCACCCTGGACCCGCGCACGCTGCCGCCGGACCGCGCCGTGCAGATCATCGGCGAGACCGCCGCCGCGCTCGACTACGCGCACCGCGCCGGCGTGCTGCACCGCGACGTGAAGCCGGCCAACATCCTGCTCGCCCGCTCCAACAGCCAGGAACGGGTGTACCTCACCGACTTCGGCATCGCCCGGCTGCGCGACGACTCCGGTCACCTCACCGAAACCGGCTCGTTCACCGCCACCCTCGCCTACGCCGCGCCCGAACAGCTCACCGGCGCGGGCCTGGACCACCGGGCCGACCAGTACTCGCTGGCCTGCACCCTGTTCTCGCTGCTCACCGGCACCGCGCCGTATGAAGCGCCCAGCCCGGCCGCGGTCATCACCGGGCATCTGCAGGCGCCACCGCCGCCGATGAGCCCCCGCCGGGTCGGGTTGCCCGCCGCGCTCGACCCAGTCATGAGCCGGGCCCTCGCCAAACGGCCCGCCGAGCGGTTCACCTCGTGTGAGGAGTTCGTCGACGCCGTCCAGCGGGCGCTGCGGACCGGCACCACCGGCGCCCGGCCGATGGCCCGGCCGACCTCCGGCGCGCATCCGCAGCCCTTCGTGGGGATGGCGCCGATGAACCCGGTGAACGGGCGCGGAGTGCCGTATCCCGGGACCGGCGCGGCCCCCTACCAGCCGGTGCCGCCGCGGCCGGTCGCGCCGAATCCCTGGCAGATGCCCGCGTCGCGGCCGATGCCGCAGCCCGCGCCGTCGCGGGCGGGGTGGGGCTCGGTGCTGGGCACCTTCCTGATCCTGATCGCCGTACTCGGCACTGTCATCGCCGTGCTGTGGATGGTGAGCAACCTGTAG